In Perognathus longimembris pacificus isolate PPM17 chromosome 3, ASM2315922v1, whole genome shotgun sequence, a single window of DNA contains:
- the LOC125347655 gene encoding vomeronasal type-2 receptor 116-like produces the protein MEKRAHMDGDVMIAGFFPLYALEMDHGNNEASRQDAQAPIFKDYQFVLALAFAIDEINKNPFLLHNLTLGFDIHDVQFRGWKIFKNPFIWLFGKYKIPNYSCMRDSRSVAAITGPSAITSDNIGTLLGLYSFPQFTIGSFDNALNDHSKFPALYQMASKDTSIAAAMVSLLLHFSWSWVGLLTSKDENGSWILAEVKEEMVKNKICVAYELVISSQDLSHLFNVMGIYNKINKSTASVLIIYGDNDSLKVLMISIEQIFMQGKVCIMNSEWDFTNKRKYFMLGSLHTPLMFTHHHVVVSGFTDFVKTVNPSKYPEDFLLARLWFLSFNCSDSKSDCVTWDNCPHDASLDWLPGHIFDMTMSGESYNVYNAVYAVTQAFHELLLRQTEVQAMENRKETVLSPKQLHPFLKNIQFYSSTGHQVILDEKSKLDPEYDIVNIWNFPEGLELAVKIGKFSPYALHGNQLSLSEDMVQWSIGATETPHSVCTESCGPGFRKSPQEGKAACCFDCTLCPENAIANGTDMDQCVTCPDHQYANTERNQCLLRAASFLAFGDALGMALACIALCFSMLTAVVLGIFVKHQDTAIVKANNRALSYNLLISLIFCFLCSLLFLGRPNTITCILQQITFGVVFTVAVSTVLAKTVTVVLAFKATSPGRRMRWLLVSGAPKFIIPICTLMQVTLCGHWLRTSPPFIDTDTHSEHGHIIILCNKGSLTAFYCVLGYLGSLALASFTVAFIARNLPDTFNEAKFLTFSMLVFCSVWITFLPVYHSAKGKVMVAVEVFSILASGGGLLCCIFVPKCYIIFFMRNTTFLHGFGIKRHSRRNKHS, from the exons GATCTTCAAGGATTACCAATTTGTTCTGGctttggcttttgctattgatgaaatcaacaaaaaccCTTTTCTcttacacaacttgactctgggatttgatattcATGATGTTCAATTCAGAGGTTGGAAAATATTTAAGAATCCCTTCATTTggctctttgggaagtacaagattccaaactactcctgtatgaGAGACAGCAGGTCTGTAGCAGCAATTACAGGACCATCAGCCATAACATCTGACAATATTGGGACACTGCTGGGACTATACAGTTTTCCACAG tttaccATTGGGTCATTTGATAATGCCCTGAATGACCACAGTAAgtttcctgctctctatcagatggcctcaaAGGACACGTCAATAGCCGCTGCCATGGTCTCActactgcttcacttcagctggagCTGGGTGGGACTGTTGACCTCAAAAGATGAGAATGGTTCATGGATTCTTGctgaagtaaaagaagaaatggtCAAGAACAAAATTTGTGTAGCCTATGAGCTAGTGATCTCAAGCCAAGATTTGTCACATTTATTCAATGTCATGGGAATATATAACAAGATAAATAAATCTACAGCAAGTGTCCTCATCATATATGGTGACAATGATTCATTAAAAGTTTTAATGATAAGTATTGAGCAAATTTTCATGCAAGGCAAAGTTTGTATCATGAACTCAGAGTGGGATTTCACCaacaagagaaaatatttcatgCTAGGTTCATTGCATACACCTCTTATGTTTACACACCATCATGTAgttgtttctggattcacagattttgtcaagacaGTCAatccttccaaatacccagaagactttcttcttgctaggctgtggtttctctcttttaattgctcagattctaagtctgactgtgtaacatgggacaATTGTCCTCATGATGCCTctttggattggttgcctgggcacatttttgacatgactatgtctggagagaGTTACAACGTATAcaacgctgtgtatgctgtgACCCAGGCTTTCCATGAGCTGCTTCTTCGTCAAACAGAAGTTCAAGCAATggagaatagaaaagaaacagtTCTTTCCCCTAAACAG ctgcacccttttctgaagaacatccagTTTTACAGTTCTACTGGACATCAAGTGATTTTGGATGAGAAAAGCAAATTGGATCCCGAGTATGACATTGTaaatatttggaattttccagaaggtcttgaacttgctgtgaaaataggaaagttttctccatatgcTCTACATGGCAatcaactgtctttatctgaagatatggtacaGTGGTCCATTGGAGCAACAGAG actcctcactctgtctgcactgagagttgtggtcctggattcaggaaatctcctcaggaaggaaaagctgcctgttgctttgattgtacccttTGCCCTGAGAATGCGATtgctaatgggacag ATATGGACCAGTGTGTGACGTGTCCtgatcatcagtatgccaacacagaAAGAAATCAGTGTCTCCTCagagctgcaagtttcctggCTTTTGGAGATGCCTTGGGCATGGCTCTGGCCTGCATTGCTCTTTGCTTCTCTATGCTAACTGCTGTTGTTCTTGGGATATTTGTGAAACACCAAGACACTgccattgtcaaggctaataacaGGGCTCTCAGCTACAACTTGCTCATCtctctcatcttctgtttcctttgttcCTTGCTCTTTCTTGGCCGTCCCAACACAATAACCTGCATCCTGCAGCAGATCACATTTGGAGTTGTCTTCACGGTGGCTGTTTCCACAGTGTTGGCTAAAACAGTGACTGTGGTCCTGGCATTCAAggccacttctccagggagaaggatgaggtggctacTTGTATCTGGGGCTCCAAAATTCATCATACCCATCTGCACTCTCATGCAGGTGACTCTGTGTGGACACTGGCTgagaacctctcctcccttcattgacacagatacacactctgaacatggccacatcATCATCTTGtgcaacaagggctccctcactgccttctactgtgtcctgggatacctgggctccctagCCCTGGCCAGTTTCACTGTGGCTTTCATAGCCagaaacctgcctgacaccttcaatgaagccaagtttctgaccttcagcatgctggtgttctgcagtgtgtggatcaccttccttcctgtgtaccacagtgccaaggggaaggtcatggtggctgtggaagttttctccatcttggcctccggTGGAGGACTCCTGTGCTGCATTTTTGTCCCAAAGTGCTATATAATCTTCTTCATGAGAAATACAACTTTTCTACATGGTTTTGGGATTAAACGACATAGTAGGAGAAATAAGCATTCTTAA